TTTGATGCAACCTGACCAAAATATAAGTCGGCCGGTATAAGCGTATCAATCAGATGGCAGATATGACTGTTCTTGCGTGTCATGCTCAAGGTATCAATCGCCTGAGCTATTTTTTTCAAATCTTTAGCCCTCAGAAAGGGTTGTACCTTAACCACATGCTCATAAGCGGATGCGATAGCTTGATCAGTTGTTATCAGTAGCTCAGAAGACAAGGGGGCTAGATCACTTTTTTCAATCACATCAACCGTTACGCGCTTACCAAAATAGCTCATGAGTTTCTCACGCATTTTCTTGCCGATATCATGATAGTCATTAACAAATAAGTACAGACTCATCCGATTTTTATCATATCGCTCATTCTCTAAATAAGCACCGATATGTAGCGCAATGAAGGCAATTTCATCATCGTTGATCTTAATCGACAGCTGTTCTTGAATTAAAGAAGCGATGTAAACTGCCAAATCATAGGTCAGCGGATAGGCGCTTTTTAAATCCATTAGACTATTGTTTCTTGTAAACGTATCATATCTTGATCTGTGATATAGACTTTGTAAATGGATGGCTAGCTGGTTGAAAAAAGCAGTATCATGTAAATCGACTAGATAGGTCCGTTCAACTTCTGCTAGCACTTTTTCAAGTGCTTGTATAATCTCTGGATCAACAAAGCATGTAAACGACTCATTTGTTATGGGAGTCTGTGTTTCATTTGCCATGCCAATGAAGAGTAATGATAACTGAACTAGCTCGATCTCTGAGAAATAAATCTCGTATTCTTGAGTTAATCTGTCAGCAATTTCTTCCGCGATTTTAAAAGTCGATTTACGCTTCAATATCTCAGGTTTTGGACAGCTCATCAAGGTATGACCTTGCTTAATCCGCTCCATGCTAATCGCTAAATGCAAACTGATATTGTCTAATACATACTGATTCAGTTGAATATGATGCGCTGATAAAACCTCTTGAACTAGCCCATTCAACTTGTATAGTGACAGATAACCAATCATATCTTGAATCGTTTGCTTTAACTTTTCTTGCAGGTCACTCTCATCATACAAAAGTGAAATCAAGTAGCCTCGTTTAGCACGTTCAGTCCCAGTTAGCTTAACATAGTTACCCTCAAATACGATTTGAATAGGGTCATTTAAAAGGTTGCTTTTTAAGCGTTGGATATCCTGTTTTAAAGTGGATTCAGAGATAAACAAACTATCTGCCAAGTCGTAAAAATCAACACCTTTTTTAGGCTGCTTTAGCAGGGCTAAAAAAATACGAGAAACTCTATCAACTTCACCATTGTTCTGATACTTTTTATTTTCATTAAAACGATAGCCCAAACGACTAGACAAAATAAGAGAAGGATGTGACTGATTCAGTTTGGCTACTCTGTTTCTGATGGTACGGGTTGTGCATGAACAAAATACCGCCAGTTCAGCTGACGTTACCCAGTCTGAGATTTTTTTTAAGTAGTTACACAAGTCTTTCTCTTTTTTACTCAACATTCAGTCACCTCCACCCCAATAAAAGATAGTACTAGCTACCATCTTTTATTATTAAATATATATTTTAAAAACTAACAGCAAGTTAGCTATTCCGGGATCTTTTATGATAAACGATCACCATTTGTTGCGATCACTTGCTTGTACCAGTCAAAACTATCTTTCTTGATTCTTTTACCTGATCCATGTCCTTGATCATCTAAATCAACATAGATGAAGCCATAGCGTTTCGACATTTGTGCTGATGAACAACTGATGATATCAATCGGGCCCCAGGCAC
The DNA window shown above is from Lactococcus paracarnosus and carries:
- a CDS encoding BglG family transcription antiterminator, whose translation is MLSKKEKDLCNYLKKISDWVTSAELAVFCSCTTRTIRNRVAKLNQSHPSLILSSRLGYRFNENKKYQNNGEVDRVSRIFLALLKQPKKGVDFYDLADSLFISESTLKQDIQRLKSNLLNDPIQIVFEGNYVKLTGTERAKRGYLISLLYDESDLQEKLKQTIQDMIGYLSLYKLNGLVQEVLSAHHIQLNQYVLDNISLHLAISMERIKQGHTLMSCPKPEILKRKSTFKIAEEIADRLTQEYEIYFSEIELVQLSLLFIGMANETQTPITNESFTCFVDPEIIQALEKVLAEVERTYLVDLHDTAFFNQLAIHLQSLYHRSRYDTFTRNNSLMDLKSAYPLTYDLAVYIASLIQEQLSIKINDDEIAFIALHIGAYLENERYDKNRMSLYLFVNDYHDIGKKMREKLMSYFGKRVTVDVIEKSDLAPLSSELLITTDQAIASAYEHVVKVQPFLRAKDLKKIAQAIDTLSMTRKNSHICHLIDTLIPADLYFGQVASKDLTPVMIRKRLYQRMQQADYVDQMFLCEVEKREKMSPTSFPSGIAVPHAVARVAFKSGVSIMTLRHAIIWENYPVKLVACIAINQADARVFNRFFEQFIMLVSDDMNAKKLSSCSSHADFISTLKAMVMAGD